A single window of Chitinophagales bacterium DNA harbors:
- a CDS encoding AAA family ATPase produces the protein MKKLPLAKSSFEKIIKEGYIYVDKTKDIYDLINYSPYAFLSRPRRFGKSLLLSTLEAMYQGKKELFKGLWIEDKIEWKEYPVIRIDFGRLIYKNLEEFEGEMSGLMEKYARQYEVPLKSKNYAAQMNDLILRLYEKTGKEVVVLIDEYDAPIARNITDLKVAEDFQDSLRDFYSILKASNNELKFVFMTGISKFAKMSIFSVVNLMKDVSLKPQFVNMLGFTMEELQQNFGGYIRQFAEKEKQSETQLLEKITSWYDGYSWDGKSRLFNPYSIVNVLQDQKFNNYWFETGTPAILVKLIKEKYAKEREDVPTMEEFENAETVMLDSSYDLREPIPLLKLLYETGYLTITHILETEIGDLYTLNYPNSEVRQSFNAFILGAFSQDTNTNITYKAIKLRTALQTQDKEGFLTILRSLFAALPYQHRGQASEAYYHGLFYLVLSLLGVHSTLEGSTDKGRIDCVLDMGDKVYVIEFKYGEKGTMAYLLKQAMNQISSHKYFEPFEGLGKDVWLLGVGFLVKEDKELKKHVLTIEGELRRHE, from the coding sequence ATGAAAAAATTACCTTTAGCCAAGTCGAGTTTTGAAAAAATCATTAAAGAGGGATATATCTATGTGGATAAAACCAAGGATATATACGATTTAATCAATTACAGCCCTTATGCCTTTCTATCTCGCCCTCGTAGGTTTGGGAAGTCTTTGCTGCTGAGCACATTGGAGGCGATGTATCAAGGAAAAAAGGAATTGTTCAAGGGTTTGTGGATTGAAGACAAAATAGAATGGAAGGAATATCCTGTGATTCGGATTGACTTTGGGCGACTTATCTACAAAAACTTGGAAGAATTTGAAGGTGAAATGTCTGGTTTGATGGAAAAATATGCACGTCAATATGAAGTACCACTTAAATCGAAGAATTATGCTGCCCAAATGAATGATTTGATACTTCGCCTTTACGAAAAAACGGGTAAAGAAGTAGTGGTTTTGATTGATGAATACGATGCGCCAATTGCTCGAAATATTACCGACTTAAAAGTTGCGGAAGATTTTCAGGATTCTCTTCGGGATTTTTACAGCATCCTCAAAGCCTCCAATAATGAACTCAAATTTGTGTTTATGACGGGTATCTCCAAGTTTGCGAAGATGTCCATTTTTTCGGTGGTCAATTTGATGAAAGATGTGAGTTTGAAGCCACAGTTTGTGAACATGCTGGGGTTTACGATGGAGGAATTGCAGCAGAATTTTGGAGGCTATATTCGCCAGTTTGCGGAGAAAGAAAAACAGAGTGAAACGCAGCTATTGGAGAAAATCACTTCTTGGTACGATGGTTATTCGTGGGACGGCAAGAGCAGGTTATTTAATCCCTATTCGATTGTGAATGTGCTTCAAGACCAAAAGTTCAACAATTATTGGTTTGAAACAGGAACGCCTGCCATTTTGGTGAAGCTGATAAAAGAAAAGTATGCCAAAGAGCGGGAGGATGTGCCAACGATGGAGGAGTTTGAGAATGCAGAAACGGTGATGTTGGACAGTAGTTATGATTTGAGAGAGCCGATTCCTTTGTTGAAACTATTGTATGAAACGGGTTATTTGACGATAACCCATATATTAGAAACAGAAATTGGGGATTTATACACCCTCAATTATCCCAATTCAGAAGTCCGTCAATCCTTCAATGCGTTTATTTTGGGAGCTTTTTCGCAAGACACCAACACGAACATCACCTACAAAGCCATCAAACTAAGAACTGCATTGCAAACCCAAGACAAAGAGGGTTTCTTAACCATTCTCCGTTCCCTTTTTGCTGCACTTCCCTACCAACATCGAGGTCAAGCGAGCGAAGCCTATTATCACGGCTTGTTTTATTTGGTTTTGTCGCTTTTGGGTGTACATTCTACTTTGGAAGGTTCGACTGATAAGGGGCGGATTGACTGCGTATTGGATATGGGTGATAAGGTGTATGTCATTGAGTTCAAGTATGGTGAAAAAGGAACGATGGCGTATTTGTTGAAGCAGGCAATGAACCAAATCAGTAGCCACAAATATTTTGAGCCTTTTGAAGGTTTGGGTAAAGATGTTTGGCTGTTGGGTGTTGGTTTTTTGGTGAAAGAAGATAAAGAATTGAAGAAACATGTATTGACCATTGAAGGGGAGTTAAGGAGGCATGAATAA
- a CDS encoding DUF1761 domain-containing protein: protein MMQFVEPIIGGLAAFALGFAWYTVLFGKAWQAETGMTAEDAQKDMARTHGLALLMMIIMSYAVNFIINMHPLADQTFIHGAFHGALAGLLYAAPSTAINYLYQRKSLKLYLIDASYQVLFLALSGGVMAALKLA from the coding sequence ATGATGCAATTTGTAGAACCTATTATTGGCGGTCTTGCGGCTTTCGCATTAGGCTTTGCGTGGTACACCGTTTTGTTTGGTAAGGCTTGGCAGGCCGAAACGGGAATGACCGCCGAAGATGCTCAAAAAGACATGGCTCGAACACATGGACTTGCTTTGTTGATGATGATTATTATGTCCTATGCCGTCAACTTCATCATCAATATGCACCCACTTGCCGACCAAACTTTCATTCACGGTGCTTTTCATGGTGCATTGGCTGGTTTGCTTTATGCCGCTCCAAGTACAGCAATCAACTATTTGTACCAAAGAAAATCTCTAAAATTGTACTTGATTGATGCTTCTTACCAGGTGCTTTTCTTGGCCCTTTCAGGTGGGGTAATGGCAGCTTTGAAGTTGGCATAG
- a CDS encoding SUMF1/EgtB/PvdO family nonheme iron enzyme, whose amino-acid sequence MASQSNPVKIFIAYSRLDGEYLEALRKYLKPLDRNKTIRIWYDGEIVPGSIWEQSIKDNLYTADIILLLVSANSLASDYFYDKEMADALARHQRGEAIVVPIILAHCAWDITELSELQALPKDGKPISDWADDSKAYTDIVRGLNRSVLEVKTKQNAAAAEILQKKQEAEAERQRKIAAAKEQERLAQLQRQTKETQKKQEIAAERRRKDAEEQERLRQLELQKEREKLAEQEAQAEQQRLTHFKQSLLEADKALLHQNWTTAISAFEESLKYYKTGDQPDKKSIEQNIKNAQQKQREAQIIALKENPKVRYGSMAGGVLLLLLLVWGISKMIPSTTNTNAKTPPPSEEAGRRSDSTAEYQRLFQTATDLKDKKTYEQAILYADSALMFKPEDKDALALKKDSEIAEKEQSKPEKEAAETKAYTELIQKADRHFKAEKWADAKSDYTAALALQPKEKYPSHQLEKIEIQLNKIAQSDAAQKEQERKNSQYNQLLADASKAYDRQEYNASKSKYQEALQLKPAERGYLQGKIDAIDKILNPPPKPKPEPAKETTSTTTPPPSEKVGSRLHPEIQKLINNMVTVSGGTFQMGSNDGQDDEKPVHPVTLSTFQMGKYEVTQAQWEAVMGSNPSQKSAGCDNCPVESVSWNDAQDFIKKLNQLTGKRFRLPTEAEWEFAARGGTKSRNYTYSGSNSIDEVAWYGDNSGSKTHPVGGKKANELGLYDMSGNVWEWCNDWYDENYYSSSPSSNPKGPATGGVRVLRGGSWNNKPLNCRSADRFWFNPEFRINYGVGFRCAKTP is encoded by the coding sequence ATGGCAAGCCAATCAAATCCAGTCAAAATATTCATCGCTTATTCGCGTTTGGATGGGGAATACTTAGAGGCACTCCGAAAGTACCTCAAACCCCTCGACCGCAATAAGACCATCCGTATATGGTACGATGGCGAAATCGTGCCTGGAAGCATTTGGGAACAAAGCATCAAAGACAACCTCTACACTGCCGACATCATTCTACTATTGGTCAGTGCCAACTCACTCGCCTCTGACTACTTCTACGACAAAGAAATGGCGGATGCGCTCGCCCGACACCAAAGAGGAGAAGCCATCGTCGTACCCATTATTTTGGCGCATTGTGCATGGGACATCACCGAACTCAGCGAACTACAAGCCCTACCCAAAGACGGTAAACCCATCAGCGATTGGGCAGACGACTCCAAAGCCTATACCGACATCGTGAGAGGACTCAATAGGAGTGTGCTAGAGGTCAAAACCAAACAAAATGCAGCTGCCGCCGAAATCCTTCAAAAAAAGCAAGAAGCCGAAGCCGAACGCCAACGCAAAATCGCTGCTGCAAAAGAACAAGAACGGTTGGCACAACTGCAACGACAAACCAAAGAAACCCAGAAAAAGCAAGAAATAGCCGCCGAACGCCGCCGCAAAGATGCCGAAGAACAAGAACGCCTCCGTCAACTCGAACTCCAAAAAGAACGGGAAAAACTGGCGGAGCAAGAAGCACAAGCCGAACAACAACGCCTGACACACTTCAAACAATCTCTACTCGAAGCCGACAAAGCCCTACTACACCAAAACTGGACTACTGCCATTTCAGCTTTTGAAGAGAGCCTGAAATACTACAAAACAGGCGACCAACCCGACAAAAAAAGCATCGAACAAAACATCAAAAACGCCCAACAAAAACAAAGAGAGGCACAAATCATTGCCCTCAAAGAAAATCCAAAAGTGCGCTACGGAAGCATGGCGGGAGGTGTATTGCTCTTGTTGCTGCTTGTATGGGGAATTTCAAAAATGATTCCTTCTACAACCAATACCAATGCAAAAACCCCTCCTCCCTCGGAGGAGGCTGGGAGGAGGTCAGACAGCACCGCAGAATACCAACGCCTCTTCCAAACTGCCACCGACTTAAAAGACAAAAAGACGTATGAACAAGCCATATTGTATGCAGACAGTGCTTTGATGTTCAAACCTGAAGACAAGGATGCCTTAGCCCTGAAAAAAGATTCAGAAATTGCCGAAAAAGAACAAAGTAAACCCGAAAAAGAAGCTGCCGAAACCAAAGCCTATACCGAACTGATACAAAAAGCCGACCGCCACTTCAAAGCCGAAAAATGGGCAGATGCCAAAAGCGATTATACAGCTGCTTTGGCACTGCAACCCAAAGAAAAGTACCCAAGTCATCAATTGGAGAAAATAGAAATCCAACTCAACAAAATCGCTCAATCGGATGCCGCTCAAAAAGAGCAAGAACGCAAAAACAGCCAATACAACCAACTACTGGCGGATGCAAGCAAAGCCTACGACCGCCAAGAATACAATGCCTCTAAAAGCAAATACCAAGAAGCCCTTCAATTGAAACCTGCCGAAAGGGGTTATCTGCAAGGAAAAATAGATGCAATTGATAAAATACTGAATCCTCCTCCAAAGCCAAAACCTGAACCCGCAAAAGAAACAACTTCAACAACAACCCCTCCTCCCTCGGAGAAGGTCGGGAGTAGGCTGCACCCCGAAATCCAAAAACTCATCAACAACATGGTCACAGTCTCAGGCGGCACTTTCCAAATGGGAAGCAATGACGGACAAGATGACGAAAAACCCGTTCACCCCGTCACCCTCAGCACCTTCCAAATGGGCAAATACGAAGTGACACAAGCACAATGGGAAGCCGTCATGGGCAGTAATCCTTCCCAAAAATCGGCAGGCTGCGACAACTGTCCAGTAGAAAGTGTGAGTTGGAACGATGCCCAAGATTTTATCAAAAAACTGAACCAACTCACAGGAAAACGCTTCCGACTGCCGACCGAAGCAGAATGGGAATTTGCAGCGAGAGGTGGAACAAAAAGCCGAAATTATACCTATTCAGGTAGCAATTCGATTGATGAGGTGGCTTGGTATGGTGATAATTCAGGCAGTAAAACACACCCTGTTGGTGGCAAAAAAGCAAATGAATTGGGATTGTATGACATGAGTGGAAATGTATGGGAATGGTGCAACGACTGGTATGATGAAAATTACTATTCGAGTAGCCCAAGTTCTAATCCAAAAGGACCAGCTACTGGCGGCGTTCGTGTGCTTCGTGGCGGGTCTTGGAATAACAAACCACTCAACTGCCGCTCGGCGGATCGGTTCTGGTTCAATCCTGAGTTCCGTATCAACTACGGCGTCGGTTTTCGTTGCGCGAAAACTCCCTAA
- a CDS encoding nitronate monooxygenase family protein, with protein sequence MNNRLPFEDRLSLPMVAAPMFLISGPKLVTACCKNGVIGTFPALNQRSSEGFEQWLIDIKEDLDRYEQTTGKKAAPYGVNLIVHHSNPRVQADLEICVKHKVPIIITSLGAVSELVDTVHSYGGLVFHDVINKRHAQKAIQAGVDGLILVSAGAGGHAGTLNPMPFVAEIRSFFDGIILLSGCMSNGRDVASAMQMGADLAYLGTRFINTAESEADEEYRQMIIDSGTADIVYTAAVSGVNANFLRPSLEAMGITEEFWSKKAKIDFGSELDAAKAEAKAWKTIWSAGQGVTTIHDNPTVAELVERMKGEFRAAIEAQVKLLEQYG encoded by the coding sequence ATGAACAATAGACTTCCTTTTGAAGACCGTCTTTCTCTCCCGATGGTCGCTGCTCCCATGTTTTTGATTTCTGGCCCTAAGTTGGTGACCGCTTGCTGCAAAAATGGCGTAATTGGCACTTTTCCTGCACTGAATCAACGCAGCAGCGAAGGTTTTGAGCAGTGGCTTATAGACATCAAAGAGGACTTAGATAGGTACGAACAAACGACTGGCAAAAAAGCAGCTCCTTATGGGGTGAATTTGATTGTGCATCACTCCAATCCTCGTGTACAAGCGGATTTGGAGATTTGTGTGAAGCACAAAGTACCGATTATCATCACCTCATTGGGTGCAGTGTCAGAATTAGTCGACACTGTTCACAGCTATGGCGGTTTGGTGTTTCACGATGTAATCAACAAACGCCATGCTCAAAAAGCCATACAAGCAGGAGTTGACGGCTTGATTTTGGTCAGTGCAGGTGCGGGTGGTCATGCAGGCACTTTGAATCCAATGCCTTTTGTTGCAGAAATTCGCAGCTTTTTTGACGGCATTATATTGTTGTCGGGCTGTATGAGTAATGGTCGAGATGTGGCTTCTGCCATGCAAATGGGTGCAGATTTGGCCTACTTGGGCACTCGATTTATCAATACTGCTGAAAGTGAAGCGGATGAAGAGTACCGTCAAATGATTATTGACAGTGGCACGGCTGACATCGTTTATACGGCGGCTGTTTCGGGGGTGAATGCCAACTTTTTGCGTCCGAGTTTGGAAGCCATGGGCATTACCGAAGAGTTTTGGAGCAAAAAGGCAAAAATTGATTTTGGTTCCGAACTCGATGCTGCAAAAGCGGAAGCAAAGGCTTGGAAAACCATCTGGTCGGCTGGTCAAGGGGTGACTACTATTCACGACAATCCAACGGTTGCGGAATTGGTGGAACGGATGAAAGGGGAGTTTCGGGCAGCAATTGAAGCACAGGTGAAGTTATTGGAGCAGTATGGGTAG
- a CDS encoding carboxyl transferase domain-containing protein translates to MPQQQHKLLIANRGEIAIRIAHAANELNIPTVGIYSQDDENSLHIRKTDEAIPLQGKGAAAYLDALQIIEIAKQTGCNMIHSGYGFLSENANFALQCAANKITFVGPTPKTLEVFGNKMAARQLAQYCDIPTIEGTFRATTLSEAQVFFSEQLKEGEGLMLKAIAGGGGRGMRAVFASEDMEVAYKRCQSEALQSFGNGDLYVEKLIQNARHIEIQIIGDGTGEVSHLGERECSIQRRHQKLIEIAPCPNLSPILRQKLCNASVKMAKAVHYANAGTFEFLVDKSLADDAAFYFMEANPRLQVEHTVTEEVTGIDIVQFQLQQAMGKTLAELDLLQSQISASKGCAIQLRINMESIDKDGSVRPSGGQLTTFEIPVGKGIRVDTFGYKGYRTSPNFDSLLAKVIVSVRSDDFGDVVRKASRALADVRIEGVATNVGFLGAILGNSEFLEGDFDIGFVEGNLAALVDSIALGPPPNPLPFGEGILRQNSPMIGSIVSIEVEVGQRVKKGQALVVMEAMKMESVILAEESGVVHSIAVEVGDVVTDRQPLLFLEVAEMEDGETLEEKAVDLDYIRPDLAELFQRQYFTKDEARPIAVEKRHKYGQQTARENIDLLCDANSFREYGSLIVAAQRRRRTLQDLVENTPADGLITGIGAVNGSDFGEEKARCMVMAYDYTVLAGTQGTLNHKKMDRMFHLAEEWRIPLVLFVEGGGGRPGDTDYMIVAGLDILTFTLFARMSGLVPRISIVSRYCFAGNAVLAGAADVIIATENTSLGMGGPAMIEGGGLGKFHPKDVGPASFQTTNGVIDILVKDEVAAIAAAKKYLSYFQGTTMSWECADQRLLRSAIPENRRRVYDIRSVIETMADTDSVLELRPYFGVGMVTALIRIEGRAMGLIANNPKHLGGAIDSDGADKAARFMQLCDAFGIPIVALCDTPGIMVGPDAEKTGTVRHAARLFVVSGSLRVPYFSIVLRKGYGLGAMAMTAGSFSRSFFTVAWPTGEFGAMGLEGAVELGFRKELDAAMKESPEAHKALYDKLVAKSYERGKGISMAAFFEIDQVIDPMESREWLVMGLKSVPKLKEDGKRRFVDTW, encoded by the coding sequence ATGCCCCAACAACAACACAAACTCCTCATCGCCAACCGAGGCGAAATTGCCATCCGTATTGCCCATGCCGCAAACGAACTCAACATCCCAACAGTCGGTATTTACTCACAAGACGATGAAAACTCCTTGCACATTCGCAAAACCGATGAAGCCATCCCATTGCAGGGAAAAGGTGCAGCGGCTTATTTGGATGCTTTGCAAATCATTGAAATAGCGAAGCAAACGGGCTGCAATATGATTCACTCAGGCTATGGTTTTTTGAGTGAAAACGCAAACTTTGCGCTTCAATGTGCGGCAAATAAAATCACCTTTGTCGGTCCTACCCCAAAAACTTTGGAGGTGTTCGGCAACAAAATGGCTGCTCGACAACTCGCCCAATATTGCGATATTCCCACCATTGAAGGCACTTTTCGAGCCACAACTTTGTCGGAAGCACAGGTTTTTTTCAGTGAGCAATTGAAGGAAGGTGAAGGTCTAATGCTCAAAGCAATTGCAGGGGGCGGCGGTCGTGGCATGAGGGCGGTTTTTGCTTCGGAAGACATGGAAGTAGCATACAAGCGTTGTCAATCGGAGGCTTTGCAGTCTTTTGGGAATGGAGATTTGTATGTCGAAAAATTGATTCAAAATGCCCGACACATTGAAATTCAAATCATTGGAGATGGCACAGGTGAGGTGAGTCACTTAGGCGAACGAGAATGTAGCATACAAAGGCGACACCAAAAGTTGATTGAAATTGCTCCTTGCCCAAACCTCTCCCCTATTTTGCGGCAAAAACTCTGCAATGCATCGGTAAAAATGGCGAAAGCAGTCCATTATGCCAATGCTGGAACGTTTGAGTTTTTGGTGGATAAAAGTTTGGCGGACGATGCAGCTTTTTACTTTATGGAAGCGAATCCCCGATTGCAGGTCGAACATACGGTGACGGAGGAGGTGACGGGCATTGACATCGTTCAGTTTCAATTGCAGCAAGCGATGGGTAAAACGTTGGCAGAATTGGATTTGCTGCAAAGTCAAATTTCTGCTTCAAAAGGTTGTGCGATTCAATTACGCATCAACATGGAAAGCATAGACAAGGACGGAAGTGTTCGACCGAGTGGCGGACAATTGACAACCTTTGAAATACCTGTGGGCAAAGGGATTCGGGTGGACACTTTTGGCTACAAAGGCTATCGGACGAGTCCAAATTTTGATTCTTTGTTGGCGAAGGTGATTGTGTCGGTTCGCTCGGATGATTTTGGAGATGTGGTGAGAAAAGCGAGTCGGGCTTTGGCGGATGTGCGTATTGAAGGTGTGGCTACGAATGTTGGTTTTTTGGGGGCGATTTTAGGTAATTCGGAGTTTCTGGAAGGGGATTTTGATATTGGGTTTGTGGAGGGGAATTTGGCGGCACTGGTGGATAGTATTGCCCTCGGACCTCCCCCTAACCCCCTCCCTTTTGGAGAGGGGATTTTACGCCAAAACTCCCCTATGATTGGTAGTATTGTCAGCATTGAAGTGGAAGTGGGACAAAGGGTGAAAAAAGGGCAGGCTTTGGTGGTGATGGAGGCGATGAAAATGGAGTCGGTGATTTTGGCGGAGGAAAGTGGTGTGGTGCATAGCATTGCAGTCGAGGTGGGTGATGTGGTGACGGACAGGCAGCCTTTGTTGTTTTTGGAGGTGGCGGAAATGGAGGATGGAGAGACATTGGAGGAGAAAGCGGTGGATTTGGATTACATTCGCCCAGATTTGGCGGAGTTGTTTCAAAGGCAATATTTTACCAAAGACGAAGCCCGACCCATTGCCGTAGAGAAACGCCACAAATACGGTCAGCAAACGGCTCGTGAAAACATTGACTTACTTTGTGATGCAAATAGCTTTCGAGAATATGGTTCACTGATTGTGGCAGCGCAAAGGCGGCGGCGCACACTGCAAGATTTGGTGGAGAATACGCCTGCCGATGGTTTGATTACAGGCATTGGGGCGGTGAATGGCAGTGATTTTGGGGAGGAAAAAGCGAGGTGCATGGTGATGGCTTACGACTATACGGTTTTGGCAGGAACGCAGGGGACCTTGAACCACAAGAAGATGGACCGAATGTTTCACCTTGCCGAAGAGTGGCGGATTCCTTTGGTGCTGTTTGTGGAAGGGGGTGGTGGTCGTCCAGGCGATACGGATTACATGATTGTGGCGGGTTTGGATATTTTGACCTTTACTTTGTTTGCTCGAATGAGTGGATTGGTGCCGAGAATTTCGATTGTTTCTCGCTATTGTTTTGCAGGAAATGCGGTGTTGGCGGGAGCGGCAGATGTGATTATTGCAACGGAAAATACTTCACTTGGAATGGGAGGTCCTGCAATGATTGAAGGGGGCGGTTTGGGCAAATTTCACCCCAAAGACGTCGGGCCTGCAAGTTTTCAAACGACGAATGGAGTGATTGATATTTTGGTGAAAGACGAGGTGGCAGCGATTGCAGCTGCAAAGAAGTACTTGTCTTATTTTCAAGGAACTACAATGAGTTGGGAGTGTGCTGACCAACGTTTGTTGCGTTCTGCTATTCCCGAAAATCGGCGCAGGGTGTATGATATTCGCTCGGTGATTGAGACGATGGCAGATACGGATTCGGTGTTGGAATTGCGTCCTTATTTTGGGGTGGGCATGGTGACGGCTTTGATTCGAATTGAAGGGCGTGCAATGGGTTTGATTGCCAACAACCCCAAACATTTGGGGGGGGCGATTGATTCGGATGGGGCGGACAAGGCGGCAAGGTTTATGCAGTTGTGTGATGCTTTTGGGATTCCTATTGTAGCCCTTTGTGATACGCCTGGTATTATGGTCGGTCCCGATGCCGAAAAAACGGGAACGGTGCGTCATGCGGCTCGTTTGTTTGTCGTTTCGGGTAGTTTGCGGGTGCCGTATTTTAGCATTGTTTTGCGGAAAGGCTATGGTTTGGGCGCAATGGCGATGACTGCGGGCAGCTTTAGTCGGTCGTTTTTTACGGTGGCTTGGCCCACGGGTGAGTTTGGCGCAATGGGCTTGGAAGGGGCGGTGGAATTGGGTTTTCGGAAGGAATTGGATGCTGCAATGAAGGAAAGCCCTGAAGCACACAAGGCTTTGTACGACAAATTGGTAGCCAAATCTTATGAACGGGGTAAGGGCATCAGCATGGCTGCTTTTTTTGAGATTGACCAGGTGATTGACCCAATGGAGTCGAGGGAATGGTTGGTTATGGGATTGAAGTCTGTACCGAAATTGAAGGAGGACGGGAAGAGGCGGTTTGTGGATACTTGGTGA
- a CDS encoding MFS transporter — MPTNNAPPTYSNRYRNYVLLVLTGVYTFNFIDRQILVILQEPIKADLGLSDTQLGLLTGFAFAIFYVTLGIPIARFADRSNRKNITSIALVVWSGMTAISGLAQNFTHLLLARIGVGVGEAGGSPPAHSIISDYFPPEKRATALSIYSTGVYIGVFLGFLVGGIVGQKYGWRTAFWVLGIPGILYAFVVYFTVKEPIKGMSDKLKVQQEAPSFTEGMKILLSRKTFIFISLGTGFHTFVNYGMGNWFPPFLARMHGLDTMTIGIWMALSAGIGGGLGTFMGGIIADRLRYKDLRWYCWISALSNLLLFFPLAILFFHANTNLVIATTFLTNFLGALYLGPSIAVAHSLVSAKMRAFASAILFFVLNMIGLGLGPLTIGVLSDYLTPVYGEEALRWAMMVSFFAAFAAMILFYKASQTYRTDLERV; from the coding sequence ATGCCTACAAACAACGCTCCTCCTACTTACTCCAACCGTTACCGAAATTATGTGCTGCTCGTTTTGACGGGCGTATATACCTTCAATTTTATTGACCGACAGATTTTGGTAATTCTACAAGAACCCATTAAAGCAGATTTGGGCTTGTCTGATACGCAATTGGGCTTATTGACGGGTTTTGCTTTTGCCATTTTTTATGTAACATTGGGTATTCCAATTGCACGATTTGCAGACAGAAGCAATCGTAAAAACATCACTTCAATCGCTTTGGTCGTTTGGAGTGGTATGACGGCTATTTCGGGTTTGGCGCAAAATTTCACCCATTTGTTGCTTGCAAGAATTGGGGTTGGAGTAGGGGAAGCAGGAGGAAGTCCGCCAGCACATTCCATTATTTCCGATTATTTTCCACCTGAGAAAAGGGCTACCGCTTTGTCCATTTATTCGACGGGGGTTTACATCGGCGTGTTCTTGGGCTTTTTGGTTGGTGGTATAGTTGGCCAAAAATATGGTTGGCGCACTGCTTTTTGGGTTTTGGGAATCCCTGGTATTTTGTATGCTTTTGTGGTGTATTTCACTGTAAAAGAGCCGATAAAAGGAATGTCGGACAAATTGAAGGTACAACAAGAAGCCCCTTCTTTTACAGAAGGAATGAAAATATTGCTTTCTCGCAAAACATTCATTTTCATTTCGCTTGGAACGGGTTTTCATACTTTTGTGAATTATGGTATGGGCAATTGGTTTCCACCTTTTTTGGCGAGGATGCACGGATTGGACACCATGACGATTGGAATATGGATGGCATTGAGTGCAGGCATTGGCGGTGGTTTGGGAACTTTTATGGGAGGTATAATTGCTGATAGACTGCGATACAAGGATTTGCGCTGGTATTGTTGGATTTCGGCATTGTCCAATTTGCTGTTGTTTTTCCCGTTGGCGATTTTGTTTTTTCATGCCAACACCAATTTGGTGATTGCAACTACTTTTTTGACCAATTTCTTGGGTGCACTGTATTTAGGCCCTTCTATTGCAGTAGCGCACAGTTTGGTTAGTGCCAAAATGCGGGCTTTTGCTTCTGCCATTTTGTTCTTTGTACTCAATATGATTGGTTTGGGCTTAGGACCTTTGACGATTGGTGTTTTGAGTGATTATTTGACTCCAGTATATGGTGAGGAAGCACTTAGATGGGCTATGATGGTTTCCTTTTTTGCAGCTTTTGCAGCCATGATTTTATTTTACAAAGCATCACAGACTTATCGGACAGATTTGGAGAGAGTTTGA